In Microbulbifer elongatus, the DNA window CCTAACAGAGAACTGACCCGGGAGTTCACCTTGTGACACCAAAATCCTTCACTAGACTTTGAGTAGCCCGAATGAATGGAGCGCCTCTGATGTTTAGTGATTCGCAAAACTCTCTCTGGTCCAACCTGTCTGCCGCCATTCTGGCGATCCTGCTCTCCACCATACTCTCCTTCCCCAGCCACGCCTCCGACAGCAAACTCGGATCGATGGACGACTTCTGGGAAAAATACGACGATATTACGGACTGGATAACCATCCGCCTGAAGCTGACTCCCGAGCAGGAGGATAAGGTTCTGCCCCTGCTGGAAAAGAACTTTAAAGTGCAGATGGCGATTATGGAGGAGTACGGTATCAAGCCGGATACAGAGGTTCCCAAGCTGACCCGGGAGCAGAAAGAAGAGATCGACGCGAAAGTTATTGCCGTGCGCGCCGCCACCCGGGCCGAGGTCATCAAGGTTCTCGAAAAAGAGCAGCTGCAAGAGCTGAAAGAGATCCAGAAGGAGTACCACGAGGAGCTTCGCGAGCGGCTTGCAGAAAACTGACAGCCACAAAAAAGCCCGGGCACGAATGACCGGGCTTTTTTGTGGCGCAGGCAATATGACGCGGCAGTTACAGCTTCATATCACCAAAGAAATTCTTTACCCCTTCAAACCAGCCGGTCTGACGGGGAGAGTTTTTCTTTTCGCTCAGGGTGCGGGCAAACTCGTCCAGCAGCTCTTTCTGCTTGGAAGACAGGTTTACCGGGGTTTCCACGACCACACGGCACAGCAGATCACCGGGTGCCCCGCCGCGCACCGGAGTAACACCTTTGCCGCGCAGGCGGAACAGCTTGCCGGTCTGACTCTCGGCCGGAATCTTAAGTTTGACCTTGCCATCCAGGGTCGGCACCTCCATTTCCCCACCTAGGGCGGCGGTAACAAAGCTGATCGGCACTTCGCAGTACAGGTTCTTGCCGTCGCGCTGGAACAGCTCGTGCTCGCGCACCATCACCTGCACATACAGGTCACCGGCCGGGCCGCCGTCTGGGCCCGCTTCACCTTCGCCCGCTAAACGAATGCGATCACCGGTATCCACACCCGGCGGCACCTTGACCGACAGGGTCTTGGTTTCTTCCACTCGGCCGCGACCGTGACAGCTGTCGCAGGGATCAGTGATGACCGTGCCGCGCCCACGACAGTTGGGACAGGTCTGCTGTACCGAGAAGAAACCCTGTTGCATACGCACCTGACCGGCGCCACCACAGGTACCACAGGTCTGAGGCTTGGAGCCGGCCTTGGCACCGGAGCCGTGGCAGGTGCCACAGTTGACCAGCGTCGGCACCTTGATCTTGACCGTGGTGCCGCGCACGGCGTCTTCCAGGTCCAGGTCCAGGTCGTAACGCAGGTCGGAACCGCGCGCCGGGCCACGGCGGCCGCCACCGGCGCCGCCACCAAAGATATCGCCGAACACATCACCGAAGATATCGGAGAAACCGCCAAAGCCGCCGGCACCAGCGCCCCCCGCCTGGCCATCCACACCAGCGTGACCGAACTGGTCATAGGCCGCTTTCTTTTGCGGATCGGAAAGCACTTCGTAGGCCTCATTGGCCTCTTTGAATTTGTTTTCCGCTTCTTTATCGTCGGGGTTGCGGTCCGGGTGATATTTCATCGCCACCCGGCGGTAAGCTTTTTTCAGCTCCTTTTCATCCGCGCCTTTGCTGACGCCGAGGACTTCGTAGTAATCGCGTTTGGACATAGCTCTGTGTGTTCTTCTTAAAACTGCAGAAGGCGCGAAAGCCCCACTGAGCCCCCGCGCCTTTTTTATTGCCCCACTTTTGTAGGAGTCTGCCTGCAGACTCCTACAAATCAGGGTCGAGACAAATA includes these proteins:
- the dnaJ gene encoding molecular chaperone DnaJ — protein: MSKRDYYEVLGVSKGADEKELKKAYRRVAMKYHPDRNPDDKEAENKFKEANEAYEVLSDPQKKAAYDQFGHAGVDGQAGGAGAGGFGGFSDIFGDVFGDIFGGGAGGGRRGPARGSDLRYDLDLDLEDAVRGTTVKIKVPTLVNCGTCHGSGAKAGSKPQTCGTCGGAGQVRMQQGFFSVQQTCPNCRGRGTVITDPCDSCHGRGRVEETKTLSVKVPPGVDTGDRIRLAGEGEAGPDGGPAGDLYVQVMVREHELFQRDGKNLYCEVPISFVTAALGGEMEVPTLDGKVKLKIPAESQTGKLFRLRGKGVTPVRGGAPGDLLCRVVVETPVNLSSKQKELLDEFARTLSEKKNSPRQTGWFEGVKNFFGDMKL